Proteins from a single region of Streptomyces griseiscabiei:
- a CDS encoding tyrosine-type recombinase/integrase, which produces MSVIHVRRQVQSIKGRLYFTLPKGGKTRIVDMPSSVSQELKRYAEAFSPVRVELPWDKPEGRPRKYSLMLTTRFGNAIAVVGWNTNTWKPAPAKAGVIPPRPAGAQPWQWQAAPRDGFHVPRHTYASILLEAGESVVTVARSLGHSSPTITLRYYAHFLPEAGRKGRSVIDGLLLGSRGNRSAGRNSPDSPQG; this is translated from the coding sequence GTGAGCGTGATCCACGTCCGCCGCCAAGTCCAGTCCATCAAGGGCAGGCTGTACTTCACTCTGCCGAAGGGAGGCAAGACCCGCATCGTCGATATGCCCTCCTCGGTGTCACAGGAGCTGAAGCGGTATGCAGAAGCGTTTTCTCCGGTGCGGGTGGAGCTGCCATGGGACAAGCCGGAGGGGCGGCCGAGGAAGTACTCCCTGATGCTCACCACGCGATTCGGAAACGCCATCGCGGTGGTCGGGTGGAACACCAACACCTGGAAGCCCGCGCCGGCCAAGGCCGGCGTCATCCCGCCGCGACCCGCGGGGGCACAGCCGTGGCAGTGGCAGGCGGCGCCGAGGGACGGCTTTCATGTGCCGCGACACACCTATGCCTCGATCTTGCTGGAAGCGGGCGAGTCCGTGGTGACGGTGGCTCGCTCGCTCGGGCACTCCTCGCCGACCATCACGCTCCGTTACTACGCTCACTTCCTTCCGGAGGCCGGAAGGAAGGGGCGCAGCGTCATCGACGGACTGCTGCTGGGGAGCCGGGGAAATCGGTCTGCCGGTCGAAACTCCCCAGATTCTCCCCAGGGCTGA